The following proteins are co-located in the Siansivirga zeaxanthinifaciens CC-SAMT-1 genome:
- a CDS encoding non-canonical purine NTP diphosphatase has translation MKLVFATNNLNKIKEVQSLISSNIEILSLQDIGCFEDVPETKNTIEGNAIQKAEYIKTNYGYDCFADDTGLEVEFLNGAPGVYSARYAGEQRNAQDNMTKLLKNLETVNNRAAQFKTVIALHLNGTLTTFTGICLGEITKTKKGDKGFGYDPIFKPNGYDQTFAEMDLDLKNEIGHRGKAVTQLVNFLNS, from the coding sequence ATGAAACTGGTATTTGCGACCAATAACTTAAATAAAATTAAAGAAGTTCAATCTTTAATTTCCTCGAATATTGAAATTTTAAGCTTACAAGATATTGGTTGTTTTGAGGATGTTCCAGAAACTAAAAACACCATTGAAGGTAACGCTATTCAAAAAGCAGAATATATAAAAACAAATTATGGTTACGATTGTTTTGCCGATGATACCGGGCTCGAGGTTGAATTTTTAAATGGAGCACCCGGCGTTTATTCAGCCAGATATGCCGGTGAGCAGCGCAACGCTCAAGATAACATGACTAAGCTGCTAAAAAACTTAGAAACAGTCAATAACAGAGCTGCCCAATTTAAAACCGTAATCGCATTACATTTAAATGGAACCCTAACAACCTTTACCGGAATTTGTCTTGGAGAAATTACCAAAACCAAAAAAGGTGACAAAGGTTTTGGTTACGACCCTATTTTTAAACCAAATGGATACGACCAAACATTTGCAGAAATGGACTTAGATTTAAAAAATGAGATTGGCCATCGTGGTAAAGCGGTAACACAATTAGTAAATTTTTTAAATTCTTAA